In the Flavobacterium sp. 90 genome, ACTATATTATTGCAAATAAAACATGGTGGAATGTATTTTTTCATTACAAACATGATGTCGTTTACGAAATTAGAATCCCAAACGGACAAGGAATGAGATGGTCGCGGGACGGAAAGAAATTCATTGGGTTTTTAGAACATTTTTTAGAAGAATAAAATGAAAGAAGATATAAAATATACTTTTAGTGACGAAGAATGGCAAAGTTGTATCAAGGTTTTAAACGCGCTGAAAGAGAATCCGTTTGAGAATCCGGATAACAATTTGTTTGCGGGTTTGATTACCAAAATTCATAAAAATGCAAAAAAGAATATTCGGACTGTAAGTTATACTTCAAAAAAGCAGGAAGATCTTCAAACAAGTCTAAATGCCGAATTGGTGTCAAAAGCTTTAAACGGAATCACTTTGTTTTCGGAAAAAGAGAATCCTGACGAACAGCAATTTACCGAATTAAATTTGCCTAAAAACTGTTATTGCTGCAATCAATCGTATAAGTTGGCGCATAGTTTCTACACGAGGCTTTGTCCGGATTGTGCGGTAGAAAATTATGCAAAACGTTTTCAGAATCTGGATTTAAAAGGCAGAAACGTTATTTTGACCGGAGGACGCGTAAAAGTTGGATTTGCAACCGCGCTTAGATTGTTGCGAAATAATGCTAATGTTGTGCTTACAACTCGTTTTCCTGCGCTGGCTTTAGAGCAATTTATGCAGGAAAGTGATTTCGAAAACTGGAAAGAAAACTTAATAGTTTATGGTTTAGATTTGAGAAATTTAAACGCGATTAATGACTTTATTTCGTTTTATAAATCTAAGTTCCAGAGTTTGGATATTTTGATCAATAATGCAGCGCAAACCATAAAATATACCGATGAATATTATCAGCCTTTGATTCAAAAAGAAGATAAATTATTGGATATATTTCAGTCGAATATAAATTTAATTGCAAATCAAACTGCCGTTACAAAAGAAGTAAAAGCATTAGAATATAGTTCTGGAGAGCAAACCGAAGTACAACTCACACGTTTTGGACAACCGGTTGACAATCGCGAAAAAACAAGTTGGAATTCGACTCTGGAAGAAATTAGTATGTATGAATTGGTTGAGGTTAATTTGATCAACCAAATTGCGCCTTATTTTTTAATAAAAGAGCTAAAACCATTGTTCCTGAACTCCCATTTTGAGGAACGTTTTATTGTAAATGTAACTTCGTCTGAAGGGATTTTTAGTTATACCAACAAAACCATTTTTCACCCGCATACCAATATGACAAAGGCGGCGTTGAATATGATGACGCTGACATCGGCAAAGGAATTTGCGGTTGATTCTATTTTTATGGCAAGTGTAGATGTTGGCTGGATTTCGACGGGAGCAAAAGAAAGTTTGCGAAAAAAACAATTTGAAGAAGGATATATTCCGCCGCTGGATTCTGTAGATGGCGCCAGTAGAATTTTTGATCCAATAGTTGACGGAATCAACGGAAAAAGTATATTTGGGGTCTTATTGAAAAACTATAAAGTTTCTCAATGGTAAAAATGGGATAGTAGTTTAATTGGAAAAATAATTGCAGCCACCGCAGTGGTTTTGGGTTCGAGTCCCAACTATCCGACAAAGGTGTTAGCTCAATTGGAAGAGCACTTGCCCACCACGCGAGCGGTTGCGGGTTCGAGTCCCATGCACACCTTTATTTTTTGAGGTTCAAAGGCTCAGAGTGGCAAAGGTTCAAAGCTTAAAAATAAAACTTTGTGTCTTAGTGCCTTCGTGGCAAATACATACAAAGGCGTTAGCTCAATTGGAAGAGCAGCAGTTTGCTAAACTGAGGGATGCAGGTTCGAGTCCTTGCACGCTTTTATTTTATTTATTTTAAAGGTTCAGAGGAACAAAGAAGCAAAGGTTCAAAGCTTAAAATAAAACTTTGCGTCTTTGTGCCTTCGTGGCATAAAAAAAATACAATCCTAATGAAGGTGTTAGCTCAATTGGAAGAGCGTTCCCCACCAAGGGGGAAGGATGCAGGTTCGAGTCCTTTGCACACCTTTATTTTTTTTTGGAGATTAAAGGAACGAAGATACTTTGGGCTATTTTTCTGTCTTGTGATGAAACTACAGTTACTGAGTTTAAAGGTATTTAGATTATAATTTAATTTGTTTTTAAACATAGATTTGTAAGCTTATTTTGTGAGTTTTTGGTTTTTTATTTGTTAATTTGAAATAGCCTATTATAATTAGAAATTTATATTTTTGAAACACTTTAAAGTTTTATAATGCGTATAGTACACCTGTCAGATATTCATCTCTCAAAAAGTAATTTTGATGAATTTAAAAATACATATTGTGAGGCTTTAATTAGAGATTTAATATCATTTGATAAAGAAAAAAAAATTGATATAATTGTTATTACTGGTGATTTAGTAGATAGAGGAGGACATTCGCTTTATAGTATTGATGGTTTTGAAGATAAATCAATTTATTCAAATCCCTATAGTATCTTTGAGAAAATTTTTATTAATCCGATAATTAGTGCTTTAGGGTTCTCAAAAGAGAATTTTTTATTTGTTCCTGGTAATCATGATATTGATGAAAGTGAAATATTACTTAAAGAAGAGTATGATTTAACAAAAACTTTATCGATAGACAATATTGATGATCATTTAAAAAGAAATGTAAATTTTAAGCATAGTAAAAGAATTAAAAAATTTAAAGAATTTGAAGAAGAATTTCATCGAGGACAATCAAATTATAAATACTCAAGTAATCAATCTGTTTTTTGTTATAATTTCGAAAATGTAAATATTGGATTTATTTTGATCAATGATTCTTGGAGATGCAGAAGCCAAAAATTAGATTGTGATGATAAGTTGATGTTTGGTGTAAATCAGTTTTTTAATGGTTTAACAACGCTTAGGGAATATGATACAAAATTAAATATTGCCCTAATACATCATCCTATTGATGATCTTACTGAAATAAGAGAAGTACAAAGGTGTCTAAATGTTTCGAACATAGGATTTTATTTATATGGGCATTATCATAGTAGTGATTTTAAAAAACATTATCAAGGATCATTTGATAATTGTTTTGGCATTAGGGGAAGAGCAAGCTTAAATAAGATAAATGAAGCTAATTCTTCTTATCAGCCCGGATATCAAATTATAGATTTGGACTTACAACATAAGGGGAAAATTACTGGAATACATTACAGGAAGTATAAATATGAATTTAATTATTTTGTATTTGATACTGATGTTTGCCAGACAGGAATAGATAAAGGTCCTTCAGACAAAGGAATAGAACTCAAAAGTGAGTTACAAGCTAAAAAATATTCTCTAGATAAATCACAATTTAAATCATGAATCAGAATTATTACGAATTAAGACATGTAATTAAATCTAATGAAAAATCGTTTAATTTTTATTTAGAAAATATCAATAAGCAAAAAACTTTAGAAGATAATATATTTGAGCACGATAAAATTGTTTTATTAGGTAATCCAGGAATAGGAAAATCAACTGAACTGAAAAATTTGTTTGATGGACTTTGGAGTAAAATTGATTCAAATGGTCTTGTACCTTTTTCAATAAATTTAAAAAATTTTAGGCCTGTAAATAATTTTGAAGATTTACTTGCTTATAAAGATTGGAAAACTCTTCCTCAAATAATATTTATATTAGACGGCTTAGATGAAATTGCTGAAATAGAAGATTTTTTATCAGCATTTGAAATCTTTATGAATCAACATAAACTGGCAAAATACAAATATGTAATTAGCTGTAGAACTAATATATTTGAAAAATATTTGATAAATATTGCCAATTTTGAGACATTTTATTTGGAAGATTTAACCTTTAAGCAATCAAGTTCCATTCTTAATAGAAAGTTTTCTATAAGATTAGAAGATTTAAGTCTTTCTGATAAGCATTACCAATATTTAAAAACTCCTTTTTTTTTAAATCTATTTGCAGAATATTTTATTTCTGAAAAAAAATTACCCGATTCAGATGCTAAGATGTGGGAAACCTATGTTAATAAACATATGGAACTTCAAAAAATAAAAGTGCAGAAAAGAAGAGTAATAAATATTCCAAGAGAAGTTAAAGAATTAAAAAAAATTGCTTTTTTAAATGAATTCCAACATAAAAATTTTATAACAGCAGTTGAATTAAATGATGCAGTAGGAGATAGTTATATAGAATTGATTGAGAATCCATTCTTTATCAATTTAGAAAATGAGCAAGAAAAATTTAGTTTTGAACACAGGCAGTTACAGGAATATTTTGTTGCCAAAACTCTTGCTGAAAAAAGTTTTGATGAGATACTGTCAATTATTAAGATTGATAATCTAGATAAACTACATCCTACATTATTTAATTCTATATCTTTTTTGCTCAATTTAATTACAGATGAAAATTCTATCAATCAATTAATTGATTGGATTGAAATAAATCAGATTGAATTATTAATTCGAGCAGATTCAGATCGAATAGATGAAAAATTAAAGATTAGAGTTTTTCAAAAATATTTCAGAGAAACTTGTATCGATAAAACATATTGGATAACTACTAACAGGACTTTTAATGTAAATGAAATTGCAAAATTTGGAGATTGTGAAACGAATTTTGATTATTTAATTAATATAATTGGGAATCAAGAGATACAATTTAGAGCTAGGATTTCTGCCCTAAATTTAATTAGTTTTTTTAGAAATATCTTAACTAAAAAATTCGATTGGTTTAAAATTTTTTTAGTTGAAAATTTAAAATCAATTGATAATTCTAAACAAATTAAATCAGCAATGCTTCAGTCTATTGCTATAATGAAAATATGTGTCAATGATGAAAAATACTTGGATGAATTGTTGAAAATATTTGAAGATGAAACTAATAAAGAAATAAATGTTGAACTCCTAAACATAATAAATGAATTTGATGACGTGGATAAATATTATAGCTTTATTAAAGAGGAGTTTTTAAGAGCAAATAATTTAAAACCGAGAATAGACCCAGATGAGGTTATTAGATCGAACAGTTATATTTTAAATCAATTAATATTGAAAATTAAAGATTCCGATATTTTTATTGATTTTGCTAAGTATTATTTTGATCCAAATAAAAATATTGATATCTATACAAGTGATGAAAATGAATTAATTGAAAAATGTTTAATATTTGATAGGGTAGATAATAATTTTATAACGAAGCTGTTTAAGGATATTGGTGTGAAAAAAACGCATTTTTATTTTGAAAGAAATGTTAGGGAATTAATTTCTAGAATCAGTGATGTTTCGGCAAATATTTATTTTAAATATTTGCTTGACAACTATGATTTTAAAGATATTAATTATCCATTGTCGTGTTTAGTAAATCACAAAAACATATGGTTTGTTATAGATAAGTTTAAGATTTCAAATCAATTAGATAGTAGAGAAATTGAATACTTCAGAAATTCAATTGCAAATAATCAAAAACGTGATATAGCTAGAGTTTTTAATGATGAAATGATTAAGAATGGTTTTGTTTTTAAAGAAGAATTTTTTTCTGATGAGCAAATAGCGGAAATTAAAATGAAGTTTGAAGAAAAGCCTCAAAAAAAC is a window encoding:
- a CDS encoding SDR family oxidoreductase, coding for MKEDIKYTFSDEEWQSCIKVLNALKENPFENPDNNLFAGLITKIHKNAKKNIRTVSYTSKKQEDLQTSLNAELVSKALNGITLFSEKENPDEQQFTELNLPKNCYCCNQSYKLAHSFYTRLCPDCAVENYAKRFQNLDLKGRNVILTGGRVKVGFATALRLLRNNANVVLTTRFPALALEQFMQESDFENWKENLIVYGLDLRNLNAINDFISFYKSKFQSLDILINNAAQTIKYTDEYYQPLIQKEDKLLDIFQSNINLIANQTAVTKEVKALEYSSGEQTEVQLTRFGQPVDNREKTSWNSTLEEISMYELVEVNLINQIAPYFLIKELKPLFLNSHFEERFIVNVTSSEGIFSYTNKTIFHPHTNMTKAALNMMTLTSAKEFAVDSIFMASVDVGWISTGAKESLRKKQFEEGYIPPLDSVDGASRIFDPIVDGINGKSIFGVLLKNYKVSQW
- a CDS encoding metallophosphoesterase; translated protein: MRIVHLSDIHLSKSNFDEFKNTYCEALIRDLISFDKEKKIDIIVITGDLVDRGGHSLYSIDGFEDKSIYSNPYSIFEKIFINPIISALGFSKENFLFVPGNHDIDESEILLKEEYDLTKTLSIDNIDDHLKRNVNFKHSKRIKKFKEFEEEFHRGQSNYKYSSNQSVFCYNFENVNIGFILINDSWRCRSQKLDCDDKLMFGVNQFFNGLTTLREYDTKLNIALIHHPIDDLTEIREVQRCLNVSNIGFYLYGHYHSSDFKKHYQGSFDNCFGIRGRASLNKINEANSSYQPGYQIIDLDLQHKGKITGIHYRKYKYEFNYFVFDTDVCQTGIDKGPSDKGIELKSELQAKKYSLDKSQFKS